In Methanobacterium sp., the following are encoded in one genomic region:
- a CDS encoding methyltransferase domain-containing protein — protein MKTPKWYYEEKQIGVDYLDSKIAEKYDDEHQKFRDFNAEAQDVVDKLEITEEDIVLDFGCGTGGIALNLAKYCKKVICVDISQQMLDILKTKAEEQNITNIETHCAGFLTYKHEGDKVDKVISKFALHHLPDFWKSVALLRIADILKTGGKFYLFDVIFTFNPEDYKNSFNEFIETLRNDGGDSMADETMIHIKDEFSTYDWIMEGLFEKTGFSIDLKEIEAENCISYICSKV, from the coding sequence ATGAAAACCCCCAAATGGTACTACGAAGAAAAACAAATAGGTGTAGATTACCTAGATTCAAAAATTGCTGAGAAATATGATGACGAGCATCAAAAGTTCAGAGATTTCAATGCAGAAGCTCAGGATGTTGTTGATAAATTAGAAATCACAGAAGAAGATATTGTGCTTGATTTTGGTTGTGGAACTGGAGGAATTGCTTTAAATCTTGCAAAATATTGTAAAAAAGTTATTTGTGTTGACATATCCCAACAAATGCTTGATATTTTAAAAACTAAAGCAGAAGAACAGAATATTACTAATATTGAAACTCATTGTGCAGGATTTTTAACTTACAAACATGAAGGTGACAAAGTAGATAAAGTAATTTCAAAATTTGCTTTGCACCATCTTCCAGATTTCTGGAAATCTGTAGCACTCCTTCGAATTGCAGATATCTTAAAAACAGGAGGAAAATTTTATCTTTTTGATGTAATATTCACATTCAACCCTGAAGACTATAAAAACAGTTTTAATGAATTTATAGAAACCCTGAGAAATGATGGCGGCGATTCCATGGCAGATGAGACAATGATCCATATAAAAGATGAATTCAGCACCTATGATTGGATTATGGAAGGATTATTTGAAAAAACAGGGTTTTCCATTGATTTAAAAGAAATTGAAGCTGAAAATTGTATAAGTTATATTTGCTCCAAAGTGTAA
- a CDS encoding DUF3892 domain-containing protein yields the protein MADYGVTDVKYNSIGKYIEWVKVGKFTGSSFAMRENWLRTKVISEVENGKTFITVLKHGDKLKKGAEINVVTVDGKKYIRTDNENEASDNLEGLPEF from the coding sequence ATGGCTGATTACGGAGTTACAGATGTTAAATATAATAGTATAGGGAAATACATTGAATGGGTTAAAGTAGGTAAATTTACAGGTAGTTCATTTGCAATGCGCGAAAACTGGCTTCGAACTAAGGTTATATCAGAAGTAGAGAATGGTAAAACATTTATAACAGTTTTAAAACACGGCGATAAATTAAAAAAAGGCGCAGAAATCAATGTAGTTACTGTGGATGGAAAAAAATATATCCGTACAGACAACGAAAACGAGGCTTCTGATAATTTAGAAGGCCTTCCAGAGTTCTAA
- a CDS encoding L-2-amino-thiazoline-4-carboxylic acid hydrolase produces MSEDKQNDYYNSKKSEFFTQFHGFCECIGVLIEEKYGKKFKEEIIGEIRQEYEAIYEKIPYIGGDENSLTFTLVSGAQNLAFYKVLKRHDKPLKEIGELAYKAQEKIFKDHPELIPPMTDPDIIPYIKYAAEVSREKKFSGDWVYEFIDGNEEFDFGTDFTECAIKKLYHKYDADEFTPYLCAMDILMSDIGNLGLHRRETLAEGSNKCDFRYKGGRETKIFNTVIKG; encoded by the coding sequence ATGAGCGAAGATAAACAAAATGATTATTATAATTCCAAAAAATCAGAATTTTTCACACAATTTCATGGATTTTGTGAGTGTATCGGCGTGTTAATAGAAGAAAAATACGGTAAAAAATTCAAAGAAGAGATTATTGGAGAAATTAGGCAGGAATATGAGGCTATTTATGAAAAAATCCCATATATAGGTGGGGATGAAAATTCGTTAACATTTACCCTTGTTTCTGGTGCACAGAATCTTGCATTTTACAAAGTGTTAAAAAGGCATGATAAGCCATTAAAAGAGATTGGAGAGTTAGCTTATAAGGCACAAGAAAAAATATTTAAGGATCATCCAGAATTAATCCCTCCAATGACTGACCCTGACATTATTCCGTATATAAAATATGCAGCCGAAGTTTCCAGAGAAAAAAAGTTTTCTGGAGACTGGGTTTATGAATTCATAGATGGAAATGAAGAATTTGATTTCGGCACAGATTTTACCGAGTGCGCCATAAAAAAATTATACCATAAATATGACGCAGATGAATTCACACCTTACTTATGCGCCATGGACATCTTAATGAGTGATATAGGGAATTTAGGCTTGCATAGGAGGGAAACACTTGCTGAAGGTTCAAATAAATGTGATTTTCGTTATAAAGGCGGGCGTGAAACCAAAATTTTTAATACTGTGATTAAGGGCTAA
- a CDS encoding transcriptional regulator has product MTKVVKRKGTIEPFKQDKIKNSLQKAAIDAGYSLDEKKDIVDEVFANINKKLDKEDKIESETIRKCLLTELDKCEPYIAKSWRRFDSKYKSR; this is encoded by the coding sequence TTGACCAAGGTAGTAAAAAGAAAAGGTACAATAGAGCCATTTAAACAGGATAAAATAAAAAATTCTCTCCAAAAAGCAGCTATTGATGCAGGATACAGTTTAGATGAGAAAAAAGATATAGTTGATGAGGTATTTGCTAATATCAATAAAAAATTAGATAAAGAAGATAAAATAGAAAGTGAAACTATCCGGAAATGTCTTTTAACCGAACTGGATAAATGTGAACCATATATAGCTAAATCGTGGAGAAGATTTGACAGTAAATATAAATCAAGATAA